From Acidobacteriota bacterium, a single genomic window includes:
- a CDS encoding glutamine synthetase beta-grasp domain-containing protein: protein MGKIKAEYIWIDGQKPTAKLRSKTKILDGKISKLEDLPEWGYDGSSTYQAEGRLSDLTLTPVALIRDPIHGGDNVLALCEVFNPDGTPHESNRRARLREVAEKFADEEPLFGIEQEYTLFHGNQPLGWPEKGFPAPQGGYYCGVGNDEVYGREVVEAHMDACIDAGLAIAGINSEVMPAQWEFQIGPLPPLEVADQIWLGRWLLYRIGEEFDVSATLYPKPVKGDWNGAGAHTNFSTRAMREDGGIEKIHEAARRLEKRHKEHIAVYGAHNEERLTGLHETCNINEFRAGVSDRGASIRIPQAVNKAGKGYFEDRRPAANMDPYEVCAIMIESVCG from the coding sequence TTGGGAAAAATCAAAGCCGAATACATATGGATCGATGGACAGAAACCGACCGCGAAACTGCGGTCCAAGACGAAGATTCTCGATGGAAAGATCAGCAAGCTCGAAGATCTTCCGGAGTGGGGATACGACGGGTCGAGCACGTATCAGGCAGAGGGGAGGCTCAGCGATCTCACGCTGACTCCGGTCGCCCTGATCCGCGACCCGATTCACGGAGGTGACAACGTGCTCGCGCTATGCGAGGTCTTCAATCCCGACGGCACTCCGCACGAGAGCAACCGACGGGCACGGCTGCGTGAAGTCGCGGAGAAGTTCGCCGACGAGGAGCCCCTTTTCGGCATCGAGCAGGAGTACACGCTCTTTCACGGCAACCAGCCCCTCGGGTGGCCGGAGAAGGGCTTTCCCGCTCCGCAGGGTGGCTACTACTGCGGTGTCGGCAACGACGAAGTCTACGGTCGCGAGGTCGTCGAAGCTCACATGGACGCGTGCATCGACGCCGGGCTCGCAATCGCCGGAATCAATTCGGAGGTGATGCCGGCGCAGTGGGAGTTTCAGATCGGCCCGCTCCCTCCGCTCGAGGTCGCCGATCAGATCTGGCTCGGCCGCTGGCTGCTCTACCGGATCGGAGAAGAATTCGACGTCAGCGCAACGCTCTACCCGAAGCCGGTCAAGGGCGACTGGAACGGCGCGGGCGCGCACACGAACTTCTCGACGCGCGCGATGCGCGAGGACGGCGGAATCGAAAAGATCCACGAAGCCGCGCGCAGGCTCGAAAAGCGGCACAAGGAGCACATCGCCGTCTACGGGGCGCACAACGAGGAACGGCTCACCGGACTTCACGAGACCTGCAACATCAACGAGTTCCGTGCAGGTGTGAGCGATCGTGGCGCGTCGATCCGGATCCCCCAGGCCGTCAACAAGGCGGGGAAGGGCTATTTCGAAGATCGCCGGCCAGCCGCGAACATGGATCCGTACGAAGTCTGCGCGATCATGATCGAGTCGGTCTGCGGTTGA
- a CDS encoding sensor domain-containing diguanylate cyclase, producing MHAFHSLQPEELSPFLERYRVAMNLGTVSPLDTLLVEILRKASEFVPSEAGSILLDDPRRKRRDRALNELRFISTFGPGSEKLLDRVIEAQEGIAGHVYLTGEPYLSKDVLKDALFKADIDKEMGFIAKSIVAVPVYIGKEVCGVLELINRKGDQRFHESDRELLEIFAGYTSFTLQNALDARRAHELARRDDLTGLYNDRYLHQKLETSLEWALNNQSELTALFIDLDRFKEINDNWGHLAGSQVLREVAFLLTRAVDSGDVIISRYGGDEFVLIAPGSTLEEGVEMAGAIRKAIEDHVYVTEDHGFGVPALHLRNALSASIGIASIDPNNGLDGKIGTIKNDLLRRADSAMYAAKEAGRAQAWIHDGEGLRRA from the coding sequence ATGCACGCATTTCATTCTCTGCAACCGGAGGAGCTGAGTCCCTTTCTCGAACGCTACCGGGTGGCGATGAACCTCGGGACGGTTTCGCCACTCGACACGCTCCTGGTCGAGATTCTGCGAAAGGCGAGCGAGTTCGTACCGAGCGAGGCCGGGTCGATCCTTCTGGACGACCCTCGACGCAAGCGGCGCGATCGCGCGCTGAACGAGCTGCGGTTCATCTCCACGTTCGGCCCCGGCAGCGAAAAACTCCTCGATCGCGTGATCGAGGCTCAGGAGGGCATCGCCGGACACGTCTACCTCACGGGCGAGCCCTACCTTTCGAAGGATGTACTGAAAGATGCGCTCTTCAAGGCCGACATCGACAAAGAGATGGGTTTCATCGCGAAGTCGATCGTCGCCGTCCCGGTCTACATCGGGAAGGAGGTCTGCGGCGTGCTCGAGCTGATCAACCGGAAGGGGGACCAGCGCTTTCACGAGTCGGATCGCGAACTGCTCGAGATCTTCGCCGGCTACACCTCGTTCACGCTGCAGAATGCGCTCGACGCACGACGCGCGCACGAGCTGGCGCGCCGCGATGACCTGACCGGTCTCTACAACGACCGGTACCTTCATCAGAAGCTCGAGACCTCGCTCGAGTGGGCGCTGAACAACCAGAGCGAGCTGACGGCGCTGTTCATCGACCTCGACCGTTTCAAGGAGATCAACGACAACTGGGGGCATCTCGCGGGAAGTCAGGTGCTGCGTGAAGTCGCGTTCCTCCTCACCCGGGCGGTCGACTCCGGCGACGTGATCATCTCCCGGTACGGAGGCGACGAGTTCGTTTTGATCGCTCCGGGCTCGACCCTCGAAGAGGGAGTGGAGATGGCGGGTGCGATCCGGAAAGCGATCGAGGATCACGTGTACGTCACCGAAGACCACGGCTTCGGTGTACCTGCGTTGCATCTCCGAAATGCGCTGTCGGCATCGATCGGGATCGCATCGATCGATCCGAACAACGGGCTGGACGGGAAGATCGGCACGATCAAGAACGACCTCCTCCGCCGGGCGGACAGCGCGATGTATGCCGCCAAGGAGGCCGGAAGGGCGCAGGCCTGGATCCACGACGGAGAAGGGCTGAGGCGCGCCTAG
- a CDS encoding ABC transporter permease, whose translation MNEQSHTPVETIPVDESAAEGSTLTRPLYWSMRRELWENRSITLAPLAVSAFVLLGSLISVVMMRGKIESHPTQDPAEMLAMVVRPFSMAPAPIMLASFIVGVFYCLDALYGERRDRSILFWKSLPVSDRTTGISKILVPLVVLPLIAFVLSVITQSVMLAVSVPVLLNSAVSPWALWTELRFFQGLVIMLYGLTVHALWFAPIYGWLVLVSAWARRAPFLWAVLPLFAMSAVERIAFSSSWFSSMLRYRVLGAMKTAFTFEPGSEGDVHRLSQLTPAEFLSSAGLWVGLAFAVAFVAAAIRLRRHREPI comes from the coding sequence ATGAACGAGCAGTCGCACACCCCTGTCGAGACCATTCCCGTCGACGAGAGCGCCGCGGAGGGTTCCACCTTGACGCGACCGCTGTACTGGTCGATGCGGCGAGAATTGTGGGAGAACCGCTCCATCACCCTCGCTCCGCTGGCCGTGTCTGCTTTCGTCCTCCTCGGGTCGCTGATCAGCGTCGTCATGATGCGAGGGAAGATCGAGAGTCATCCCACGCAGGACCCGGCAGAGATGCTCGCGATGGTCGTTCGTCCGTTCAGCATGGCTCCTGCTCCGATCATGCTGGCCTCGTTCATCGTCGGCGTCTTCTACTGTCTCGACGCGCTCTACGGAGAACGTCGCGACCGGAGCATCCTCTTCTGGAAGTCGCTGCCGGTCTCGGACCGCACCACCGGAATCTCGAAGATTCTCGTTCCGCTCGTGGTCCTGCCGCTCATAGCCTTCGTCCTGAGCGTGATCACGCAGAGTGTCATGCTCGCCGTCAGCGTACCCGTTCTGCTGAACAGTGCGGTGAGCCCGTGGGCATTGTGGACCGAGCTTCGATTCTTTCAGGGACTGGTGATCATGTTGTACGGCCTGACCGTTCACGCGCTGTGGTTTGCGCCGATCTACGGCTGGTTGGTGCTGGTCTCCGCATGGGCGCGGCGCGCTCCGTTTCTATGGGCCGTCCTGCCGCTTTTCGCAATGTCCGCGGTCGAAAGGATCGCCTTCAGCAGCTCCTGGTTCTCGTCGATGCTGCGGTACCGGGTGCTGGGGGCGATGAAGACCGCTTTCACGTTCGAGCCCGGCTCCGAGGGTGACGTACACCGGCTCTCGCAACTGACGCCGGCGGAATTTCTGAGCTCCGCCGGACTGTGGGTCGGGCTCGCGTTCGCCGTGGCGTTTGTGGCCGCCGCAATCCGCCTGCGTCGGCATCGGGAGCCGATTTGA
- the fdhD gene encoding formate dehydrogenase accessory sulfurtransferase FdhD, translating to MSSHSPSSASPDRGSSKRVRLERRSPASTEIRSDLVAVEEPLEIRIGWPGDDAGHSIVTMRTPGDDVDLSIGYLYSEGLITGASEVVGVERCHGTANVVRVALRERPAGLDEARRSGIATSSCGVCGKSSLAALGVATIWPVREFAPSVDGAVLAALPEALRAAQEVFDRTGGLHAAALFTLDGELVGLREDVGRHNALDKLIGWCVRREAVPLAGNIVCLSGRISYELVQKAARAGLPVIVAISAPSSLAVELARETGITLAGFTRNGSFNLYHDESRVR from the coding sequence ATGAGCAGCCACTCGCCGAGCTCGGCCTCGCCGGATCGCGGTTCATCGAAGCGCGTGCGGCTCGAGCGCCGCTCGCCGGCATCGACCGAGATTCGAAGCGATCTCGTCGCCGTGGAAGAGCCGCTCGAGATTCGGATCGGATGGCCGGGCGACGACGCGGGACATTCGATCGTCACGATGCGGACCCCGGGCGACGACGTCGATCTCTCCATCGGGTATCTCTATTCCGAGGGTCTGATCACCGGCGCCTCGGAGGTCGTGGGTGTCGAGCGTTGTCACGGCACCGCGAACGTCGTGAGGGTCGCGCTGCGGGAGCGCCCGGCAGGGCTCGACGAGGCGCGGCGCTCGGGGATCGCGACCTCCTCCTGCGGCGTCTGCGGCAAGAGCTCGCTCGCGGCCCTCGGAGTGGCGACGATCTGGCCGGTCCGGGAGTTCGCGCCATCGGTCGACGGTGCGGTGCTCGCGGCGCTTCCGGAAGCGCTGCGTGCGGCCCAGGAGGTGTTCGACCGTACGGGCGGACTCCACGCCGCCGCTCTCTTCACGCTCGACGGAGAGCTCGTTGGACTGCGCGAGGACGTCGGCCGGCACAACGCGCTCGACAAGCTGATCGGCTGGTGCGTCCGCCGGGAAGCGGTGCCGCTGGCCGGCAACATCGTCTGTCTGAGCGGCCGGATCAGCTACGAGCTCGTGCAGAAGGCGGCCCGCGCGGGCCTTCCGGTGATCGTCGCCATCTCCGCTCCGTCATCGCTTGCGGTCGAGCTCGCGCGCGAGACCGGCATCACGCTGGCGGGCTTCACGCGCAACGGCTCGTTCAATCTCTATCACGACGAGTCGCGCGTGAGATGA
- a CDS encoding ABC transporter ATP-binding protein, giving the protein MACIDARGLRKTYGATVAVDGIDLRVEEGRILGLIGPNGAGKTTTLNAILGLTPFEGELTVLGRDPWTERDQLMRDVSFIADVAVLPRWIRVSQLLDYAAGVHPRFDRAKAEAFLAKTDIRRTSKVRELSKGMVAQLHLALVMAIDAKLLVLDEPTLGLDILYSRAFYDSLLNDYFDRSRTIVVTTHQVAEIQDILTDLAFISRGRIVLECSMEDFDSRYTEVRVHPDNVDAARALGPIHEREVFGRSVLLFDRADRAQLAALGEVRTPGIADLFVAVVGKQNGETEGATR; this is encoded by the coding sequence ATGGCATGCATAGACGCACGCGGCCTCCGAAAGACCTATGGTGCGACCGTCGCGGTGGACGGAATCGATCTCCGCGTCGAGGAAGGCCGCATTCTCGGGCTGATCGGCCCGAACGGCGCGGGAAAGACCACCACGCTCAATGCGATTCTCGGCCTCACGCCTTTCGAGGGTGAGCTGACCGTACTCGGCCGTGATCCCTGGACTGAGCGCGATCAGCTCATGCGTGACGTCTCGTTCATCGCCGACGTCGCGGTGCTGCCGCGCTGGATCCGAGTTTCTCAGCTGCTCGATTACGCGGCCGGCGTCCATCCCCGCTTCGACCGGGCGAAGGCGGAAGCATTTCTCGCGAAGACGGACATCAGACGCACCAGCAAGGTCCGGGAGCTTTCCAAAGGGATGGTGGCGCAGCTTCACCTCGCTCTGGTGATGGCAATCGATGCGAAACTCCTCGTCCTCGACGAACCGACGCTCGGTCTCGACATCCTTTACTCCAGGGCTTTTTACGATTCGCTGCTCAACGATTATTTCGATCGGAGTCGCACCATTGTCGTGACGACTCATCAGGTCGCCGAGATCCAGGACATCCTGACCGACCTCGCATTCATCAGCCGCGGCCGCATCGTGCTCGAGTGCAGCATGGAGGACTTCGATTCACGCTACACCGAGGTGAGGGTGCATCCCGATAACGTCGACGCGGCACGGGCACTGGGGCCGATACACGAGCGCGAGGTGTTCGGCCGCAGCGTCCTTCTGTTCGATCGCGCCGACCGGGCTCAGCTCGCCGCGCTCGGGGAAGTTCGCACGCCGGGCATAGCCGATCTTTTCGTCGCGGTGGTTGGAAAACAGAACGGCGAGACGGAAGGAGCGACTCGATGA
- a CDS encoding GntR family transcriptional regulator → MDSDWNDSQPIYRQIRGRVVALILDGVLNEGDALPSVRNVAAEYRVNPHTVLKGYQQLADEGLVETKRGLGMFVKPGARTALLEGERQKFLVEEWPRIAETIRRLGLTPEELLDAAPEPVSPNVAEEED, encoded by the coding sequence ATGGACAGCGATTGGAACGACAGCCAGCCGATTTACCGACAGATTCGCGGCCGTGTCGTCGCGCTCATCCTCGACGGCGTGCTCAACGAGGGGGACGCACTCCCCTCGGTGCGCAACGTCGCCGCCGAATACCGGGTCAATCCGCACACGGTGCTGAAGGGTTATCAGCAGCTGGCCGACGAGGGTTTGGTCGAGACGAAGCGAGGTCTCGGGATGTTCGTCAAGCCTGGCGCACGCACCGCTCTGCTCGAGGGGGAACGCCAGAAGTTCCTCGTCGAGGAATGGCCGAGGATCGCGGAAACGATCCGGCGGCTCGGGCTGACACCGGAAGAGCTGCTCGATGCCGCGCCCGAGCCGGTTTCGCCGAACGTCGCAGAGGAGGAAGACTGA
- a CDS encoding DinB family protein — translation MRTLVQAILICFVAPPLVAFAQQQTTVAPASQVSPLIEDSAERYDGVKKILRRTAEIMPEENYGFKSANDVRSFGQIVGHVADAQYVFCSRVLGEQNPSPGVEKNITSKGELITALDAAFAYCERAYDGMTDASAIETVRFMGGDNPKFGVLSVNQIHTIEHYGNLVTYLRMNDLVPPTSDPDFMKQLQKKK, via the coding sequence ATGCGAACACTAGTACAAGCAATTCTGATCTGCTTTGTTGCACCGCCCCTCGTCGCATTTGCCCAGCAGCAGACTACTGTCGCCCCCGCGTCGCAGGTGAGCCCGCTGATCGAGGATAGTGCGGAGCGCTATGACGGAGTGAAAAAGATCCTGCGCCGCACCGCCGAGATCATGCCCGAGGAGAATTACGGCTTCAAGTCAGCCAACGACGTCCGCAGCTTCGGCCAGATCGTGGGACACGTCGCAGACGCACAATATGTGTTCTGTTCACGCGTTCTGGGAGAACAGAATCCATCCCCCGGAGTAGAAAAGAACATCACCTCGAAAGGCGAGTTGATCACAGCCCTCGACGCAGCGTTTGCCTACTGCGAGCGAGCTTATGACGGGATGACAGATGCGTCCGCGATCGAGACGGTCAGGTTCATGGGAGGCGACAACCCGAAGTTCGGCGTACTGTCGGTCAACCAGATTCACACGATCGAACACTATGGAAATCTCGTTACTTATCTGCGGATGAACGATCTCGTCCCGCCAACCAGTGACCCCGACTTCATGAAGCAGCTCCAGAAGAAGAAGTGA
- the moaC gene encoding cyclic pyranopterin monophosphate synthase MoaC, with the protein MGTPKQHLMLDGRSFLRRTVDAAREAFDEVVIVNRSGDEEIAGVRTIRDDHDGAAAAIFGIREALRDSDELRTWILAVDYPLMSSEVLEDQRRRFESSFAELWVPAVDGRPHMLCAGWTRTLIRSIDQAIRSEQYTLRAFLDQGRTEICEITDPHWRKAFMNVNTRDDLENLSDERGGNGDDAPKLSHLDESGSVRMVDVGAKAVTRREAEAEAIVRLGERAFEAVRTNALPKGDAIATARIAAIMAAKKTSELIPMTHPLAIDGVDISIEPDEESSSFVIRATVRCEGKTGVEMEALTACAVAALTLVDMCKSADKGIEIERIRLTRKSGGKSGEWVRSRDQGNEKSEE; encoded by the coding sequence AACCGGTCCGGCGATGAGGAAATCGCCGGGGTCCGCACGATCCGCGACGATCACGACGGAGCTGCCGCTGCGATCTTCGGCATCCGCGAAGCACTTCGCGACTCGGACGAGCTCCGCACCTGGATACTTGCGGTCGACTACCCTCTGATGTCCTCGGAAGTTCTCGAGGATCAGCGACGGCGGTTCGAATCATCCTTCGCCGAGCTTTGGGTTCCGGCGGTCGACGGCCGCCCGCACATGCTCTGCGCCGGATGGACCCGGACGCTCATCAGAAGTATCGATCAGGCGATCCGCTCAGAACAGTACACGCTTCGCGCATTTCTCGATCAGGGGCGGACCGAGATCTGCGAGATCACCGATCCACACTGGAGGAAAGCATTCATGAACGTCAACACACGGGACGATCTCGAGAACCTGTCCGACGAGCGCGGCGGCAATGGCGACGACGCGCCGAAGCTTTCGCATCTCGACGAATCCGGCAGCGTCCGAATGGTCGACGTCGGCGCGAAGGCCGTGACGCGACGCGAGGCGGAAGCCGAGGCCATCGTCCGCCTCGGAGAACGCGCGTTCGAAGCCGTTCGGACGAATGCTCTGCCGAAAGGCGACGCGATCGCCACCGCCCGCATCGCGGCCATCATGGCGGCGAAAAAAACTTCCGAGCTCATTCCGATGACGCATCCCCTCGCCATCGATGGTGTCGACATCTCGATCGAGCCGGACGAGGAATCGAGCTCGTTCGTCATCCGGGCGACCGTCCGATGCGAGGGGAAGACGGGGGTGGAGATGGAGGCTCTCACCGCGTGCGCCGTCGCAGCGCTGACCCTCGTCGACATGTGCAAGAGCGCCGACAAGGGAATCGAGATCGAACGGATCCGTCTGACCCGGAAGAGCGGCGGAAAGAGCGGCGAGTGGGTGAGAAGCAGGGATCAGGGGAACGAGAAGAGTGAAGAGTGA